Within the Methanomicrobium sp. W14 genome, the region ATTCCCTGCTGTTGTTCATGTAGTTGCAGATGAAAAACGGGTTGAATATCTTTTCGAGACAGTCTTTCTCAATTCCTCTCCCTTTGTCGCTTACTGAGACATAATGGTTTCTGGCGTCACCTCTATATGATATTTCAATCCTGCCAAATTTATTGCTGTAGGCAGCGGCATTGGATATCAGGCTGTCCATTATCTGGTATATTTTGTCAAAATCCCCGCAAATATATGTATTTTTCGGGATATCATACACTATTACCGCCTTTTCGCAGTAATCCCCCGCACGTGTAACGTCTGATACTAGTTCATAGAGGTTTATGTCAGAAAAGTTCAGTAGAACCTCGCAGGACACAAGAGAACTTATCTGGAGCATTTTTTCTACGATATATGACTCTCTTTTGACGCATGCGAGACTTTTTTTCAGGAAGTTCATGTCCATGTTATTGTTCCCGTTTTTTTCCATGTCGTCTATTAAAAGCTGCAGATATCCAAGGGCGGGTTGAAGAGGTGTCCTTAATTCATGCGATATTATATCAATGAAATGAGTCCAGCGGCTGACTTCGTCCTCATCACTGCTTTTTTCTTCAGGGCCTTTGGTGCAGGCACCGCTTTCTTTGCATTCCGGGAGAAAATCATCAGGGATGGGGCTTATGATGTGTATATACTTTCCGGAATTCATTTTTCCCGCTTTTATGCCAGTATTTAAATCTCCTGAGTTTTTGATCCCTTCCTCTATAAAATATTCTCTGCCTGCAGCGGGAGATTTTTTTCCGTATTTGTCGTTATCTTTTTTAAAAAAACAGTTATCGTGATTTTCAGGCGTTATACATTCAGGGACATGATACTCTGTTATTTCACCGTCACTGTCATATATAAAGTAAAGGGAGCCCGGCAGGTGGTAGAGGTTGCCGGGAATCGTTTTTGTGTAATCCTTTGAATAGATTCCTGAAGTATCTTTTCCGGTTACATCCGAGACTGCGAAAACAGCCATATCAGACGAGGGAATGTTTTTACCGGATATAAGAATGTCTCTGCATTTCCCTGAGTCAGGGTTTGTCTTTGCATGAAAATTTTTGATCTCACCGTTTGCAAGGAATAATTTCCTGATAACATTTATTACCCGCGAGTCCAGAAACATAATATCATTTAGTCTTTTTCCTGCGATTTCGCTGTATTCACATCCGAAGATACCGGCCGTATTCTGTGTAATTTCCTGAATCTTTTCTTTATATTTGTCAATTACCAAAATACCAAGATTTCCGGCATAAAAGTAATTATCACTGCTAATAATTTCCTGCCTCCTTTACGTATATTCTGATTTTCAATATTATATGAATTTGATCAAATTATTCATATACAAATATATATATAGAATTTGATTTTAATTTTTATCTGAAAAATTCTGTTTAAAATGTATTTTTTGGACTGATTAGCTGTACAGAATTTTTTAACAGCTGTCCATTTATTCAGGTGATTTTCTGGCAGGTCAATGCCTGCCAGTTTAAACCTGCAATTTAGTAGCCTGAAACGGTATTTGGTGCACGTGATATCCGGAAGACTACATATTTTAATTTCCGGTGAAAGTATTTTTTTAGTTGCAGCCTTTTCCGGTCGTTTCTTTGAGGATTTTTTCGATGTCAATCCAGATTACAAGGTCTTTTTTAGTACTGTTTGAACTGCCTGTCTTTATGATTCCTTTTACAAACGCTTCTTTTGACAGGGAAGCGTCAATCTGGTCTATATTCTCATCATTTACCTGAAGGACGCTGTGTACATCGTCAACTATAAGGCCTATGTTCGAGCCGCCGGTAGCCTCCGGCACAAGAACAATTATTTTTTTGTTTGTGTTGTCTTCTGAAAAGTCAAGCCCCATAAGGCTGTTTAAATTCATAACGTTTGTAATCTCGCCTCTCAGGTTTATTATTCCGGCTATATGCACAGGGGACCTTGGAACCGGGGTTATAGGCATCATTTCGACAATCTCCCTTGCAGTGCTTATATCGATTGCATAATTTGTGCCTGATATCTCAAACTGCACCACGCCAATCGTTGCCATTGTGAAAATCACATCCTGTATTTGAACTGTGAGTTTGCTTCATTAAGCTCTTTTATAAGAGAGTTGACTTCATGCACAGCACTTCCGATCTCCTCCACGGATGCACTGGACTCTTCTGCAAGTGCTGCGAGCTCCTGTGCCTCCCTCTGCACGTCCTTTGTCATAGAATCGCCTTTTTCGGCTGCGTTTACAACATTGTTGGCAATAAGTGCCTGGTCTTCTATTGCCTTCGTTATTTCTCCTATGTCATGCGTAACCTGGCCTGCACTTTTTATTATTGTGTTCAGTGCTTCAAGTGTCTTGTTGACGCTGTCAACACCGTCTATTATTTCGTCATTTGCAAGCATTATGGCCTTTGCAGTCTTGTCACTTCCGTCCTTGACGGCAGAAACCACCTTTTCTATGGAATCGGTTGCGGTTCTTGCCTCGGCTGCAAGGTTTTTGACCTCTCCTGCAACGACTGCAAAACCTCTTCCGTGTTCACCGGCACGTGCCGCTTCAATTGCGGCGTTAAGTGCAAGGAGGTTTATCTGACCTGCAATGTCGTTTATGAGTTTTACTATTTTTCCCACTTCTTTAATCTGGGTATTCAGCTCCTGAATTTCGCTGACGCTTTCTTTTGCTATTTTTTCGACATCACCCATCTTGCTGTTTGTGACGTTTGCCAGTTCCTGCGTTTCTTTTCCTACGTCAACAACGTGGTTTGCTGCATTGTGGACTTCCTGGGAGGTGCTTGCAATTTCTTCGTTTGATGCTGAAAGGTCAGCAATCTGCCTTGTTATGTCATCAATACTTGTCAGAAGGTCTTTTGTAAGGTCGGCAGTCTTCTGGCTTGCGTTTGCGACACCTTCTGTTGCCTTTGCCACTTCGTCGGTCCCTTTTGTCACTTCGTTTGAATTTGCTACGACCTGTTCAGTGACTTTGCTTGTAACGGAAAGGCTGTGGGATATGGACTCGCCTATGCCGTCAACCGCCTCCTTAAAGGATTCAAAATCACCTCTCATGTCGATGCTGTCGGAGAAATGGGCGGTGAAGTCTGCGTCCGCGTACTTTTTGCAGACTCTCATGGCTTCGTTCATGGGGATTACAAACGAGTCTATTGCACTGTTGACTGACTTTACAATCTCACCGTATGCACCTTTATGAGACGAGGCATTGCTCCTGTAATCGAGTTTCCCCTCAGAAGCATATTTTCCGAGAATTTCAATCTCTTCAGTGACATTGTTTATCGCCTCCATCATTTCGATGTAAGCCGGTACAATTTTATCGTTTTCGCATCTCTTTCCGGCGCCGTTTCCAATGCTTCTGAATTTTTCGAGGTCGGAGAAGTCGCCCCTGGAAAGGTCTTCTGCAACATCTTCCAGAGTAAGGAATCTTTTTCTGATGAGGTTAACTGAATCAGTTAACTTTTTATAAATTCCTGTGCAATTTCCCTCTGCCTTTTTGGTGTAATCGTTTTCGGACATAACACCTAAAGTGTCCATACTTTCGTGTATTGCCGAAAAACCATCAATTAGTGCGTTTATTTCATTTAAAACTCCGGAAAACTCCTCCCCGAGTTCTCCGGGACTTATTTTTTTTACCTTGTCGCCGTTGTTGAGTGCTGAAAGTATTTCTTCAACTTTTTCTGCTGCGGTCATTTGCATTACCTTCCTTGGATTGTGAATATTTATGTGATTAATAAAACGATTTAGAGGGTTTTGGTGGTTAGTTAATATAAGAAATCAAAATGTGATTTAATTAAAAAAACCACTTTATTCAGCTGTGAATGTCGCTAAATCGCCTCAGCTGAAAATTAGTGATAATAATATATAAGTATGATCAATTTATATTTTATATAATTTTTTTATATTATATTATATAGATCAAAATAAAAATTATAGTCAATATATCAACGCAATTGAATTGTGATTATCATTGAATATTGTTGTCAACTTATATAGGCTAATCTATTGAGTCTTAAAAAAAGCAATATTTGCGGATTGATATGAGTGTCAAAAAAGATTATTTCTAAATAGTGATTCCTGCAAGGTTTAAAACCATCAGAAGAATTGCACCGGGAAGTCCCCCCAGGGCACATACAAGGACTGCACCCCAGGTAATATTGAATGATTCCATCCCCAGAAGGTTCATCTGGGATACAATTATAAGCGTGACAAGGCCGACTACGGAATTTATTATCAGTGTTGTCAGATTTTTCAGGAAATACCAGAGGACAAAGACGATTCCTCCGGCAATTATGATAGTTATCAGAGTGTCCAACATTTTTGCAATAATAATTAAAACAGCCAATTTACATTAATCTTTCTTCAGCAGAAAGCAAAAATGTGGATTTTTAAAATATATTGACTACAGTCTTCCGACTACCGAAAGGCCGGAGAACCTGACCGAGGGGACGGTCATCGAGCCGAGGCTTCTGGTCTCCTCTGACATTCCTGACACTGAGTTTAACATTTCAAACACGTTTCCGGAAAGCATTGCCGATTTTATCGGTTTCTCCTTCTCTCCTCCTTCGACAAAGGCTGCATTTGAAAGTTCAACCGAGAAGTCTCCGGTTACCGCATTTGCCGTGTGTGCACCGACGACCGTATGTGCATATACAGCCTTTTCATCAAATATGTTCTCTCTTTTTCCGTCGACACAGATGTTGTGCGTCCCAATTACCGGAGCACCTCCGGCCCCGTCACGTACGGCACTTCCGGTTGACTTCTCGTTGTAGCGGTATGCGGTCTTAAGGTCGTAGGAAAATTCTTCTACGATGCCGGATTTGATGAAGTCTATTCTTCTTGTGGGAACACCTTCGGAATCGCGTAGTGTCGCTCCCATACCGCTGAAAGGGTCATCGTAAAGGCTGAAATTTTCATCAAAGCATTTTTGCCCGAGTTTTCCGTCGAAAAATGACCTTTTGGCCTTTACGTTTCTGCCTGAAAGCGATGGTATAAGAACCGAGCTTAAAAGCTGGCACACGGCGACAGGCGAGAGAATTACATCGTATATTCCTGTTTTGATATCGCAGCCATCTTTTGAAAATACAGCCAGGGATGACGCTTCCCTTCCCGTTTTTTCAGGGTTCAGGCGTTTCGTATATGCAGATGAGTCAAATTCGTATCCTGTTGACGTCCCGAAAATAGTCTCCAAGGAAATTCCCGCACCGGTTTTTTCAATGGAATAGAATACGCCGTTTGAGTTTGCAATTACCGTCCTCCCTGCTGAGAGCGAGGCCCCTCCGCCTACGATAATGGATTCGTATTCCGAAGCCCCGTCAAGCATTCTTTCAATGAGAGCAGTTGCAGACGATATGTCGCATGAAAGGTCCTTATCATATACGTCAAGCTTTACGTCAGGCAGGAGAGAATCGGAAGGCAGACCTTCCCAGTTCTGCGGTGAAGATAGCTTTGCACTGTCAAGAGCGGAAATGAGGCATTTTTCCCAGCACTTGGGATCGTTTGTGGAAGAGCACCCTATTTTTCCGTCCTTTATTACCCTTATGCCAATGCCCCATGACCCGGAGCCGAAAGCCTCTCCTATGAGTTTCCCCTTAAGATCAAGGCCGGTTCCTTCCCCTGAGGAAAAGAACACCTCGGTTTCGTCAGCAAGGCGGTCACCTTTCTTTAATATCTCATCGATAACAGGTTCGCAGTCGGAAGTCATTGTCCCTGCCCTCCTATAATTGCCTCTCTGAGAAGAAGATGAGGCGAACCATCGGTTACCGGGACGTTCTGCCCGCTTTTTCCGCAGTAGCCGGGGTTCATTTTTCTGTCTTTTGCGCAGAGGGTTATGTTGTGGAGAGTTTTTAATATGTCACCTGAGAGGGATACGTCCCTTACCATCCCGGAGAGTTCCCCGTTTTTGATAACGTAGCCATATTCGGCGTTGAACTGAAATACCCCGCGTCCGGGGTCGACCTGTCCGCCTCTTGACCCTTTGAGAAGAATCCCGTTTTTGCATTCAGAGACTATTTCATCATATGACGAGTCGCCGTTTTCGATGAATGTATTGCTCATCCTTACAACGGGGACGTCGCCGGGCTGGCTCCTTGCATGTCCGGCGTCTCCGAACCCGACGGCCGCAAGAGTCTGGCGGTTATGAAGATAGGAGTTCAAAACGCCTTTTTTTATTATTTCAGTCCTTACCGGAAGAACACCTTCCGAGTCGACAGGCATAAACCCGAATTCATGCAGTGTGGGGTCATCGACTACATTTACTATATCGGCACCTATTTTTTTGCCGTTCATTCCCTTAAGGACAGATATTCCCTCTTTTACAAGGTCGCCTTCTGAGGCATGTCCGACGGCTTCATGGGCAAATACTCCCGCAAGCTCCTGGTCTAAGACTGCATCCATGATTCCGCCTTTTGCAGGTTTTGCGTCAAGAAGTTTTACAGCCCTTTCGGCGGCCTCAAGACCTTTGTTTTCCTTGTGTCTTAGGTTGAACCCGAGAATCGTATGTTCGCTTTCACGCCCGGCCTGCATTACACTTCCCTTTTTTGCAACGGCCGAGACCGAGTAGCCGGACCTGCAAAGGCTGTATTTGTACTCGTGTCCCGATGAATCGGTGAAGTGGACTGTCCCGTTTCCTTCGGTATAGTTTGCACGGGTGTTTACGATGGAATCTATTCTGGCGGCCCTTTCAATATCCATTAAAAGGGAGCATTTTTCTTCAAGGGATACTTCTGTGGGGTTTTCCGAGGGCTTTGGAACGGGAAGAATGCCTGAGGTGCAGTCTGCCAGAACAACCTCTTCTTCCGTAGCCTTTGCGTACTTCATTGCAAGGGCGATGTATTCCTTGATCTCTTTTTCCGACCGCCCTGTGAAATTTTCAATCGTCACAACACCCCAGCCGCGTTTTCCTAGGACACGCATTACGGCCGTATCAGAAAAACTGTTCGTAGCGGACTCAACAATGCCGTTGTCTATCTCAATATGGGTTGAAATACCCTTTACGTGACTTATATCATAATATTCGGGTTCTTCCATGACAAAACTCCGTTATATAAAACAAAAGACAGGATTTAACCCTTTTACACTGCCCGGAAAAATCCCTTTTTGCGGTTTTTTTGCGTTGCAGAGGGTTTTAATCCTTATAGTTAAAAAAACCTGTCCGTTTCAGACACCCGGAGCCTTCTTTCCTGGTCCGGATGCCGAAATTTTCTCTATAAATTCTGCGGGAGTAATTTTTGCAAGGTTTCTTACCTTTTCCATAAATGCCTCCTTCTTTTCAGGCACGAGGGCAATCTCGAGGACTTCCTCTATCTTTGTCACAGGAATTATCTCGACCATTTCCTTGTAGCGGTCCTCTATCAGGACGTCGTCAAGGTTTGACTCGGGTATTATTATCTTCTTTATTCCTGCTTTTGCCGCGGCCTCTATCTTGTATGTCGCACCGCCTATAGGAAGGACGTTTCCCCTTACTGAAAGGGAACCTGTCATAGCAATGTCCTGGCGGACAGGAATCCCCTCAATTGCACTTATGACAGCTGTTGCGACACTGACTGACGCCGAATCTCCCTCTACACCGTTGTAAGTCCCGATGAACTGGATATGTATGTCCATGAACCTTATGTCGCGGCCGGTAAACTTTTTCACTATAGCGCTTACGTTTTTGATGGACTCCTGTGCAATCTCCTTTAACATTCCTGTTGCGATGATTGTACCGGTTGCACCCTGTGTAGGTGTGGCTTCAGCCATGATGG harbors:
- a CDS encoding chemotaxis protein CheW; protein product: MATIGVVQFEISGTNYAIDISTAREIVEMMPITPVPRSPVHIAGIINLRGEITNVMNLNSLMGLDFSEDNTNKKIIVLVPEATGGSNIGLIVDDVHSVLQVNDENIDQIDASLSKEAFVKGIIKTGSSNSTKKDLVIWIDIEKILKETTGKGCN
- a CDS encoding methyl-accepting chemotaxis protein; translation: MTAAEKVEEILSALNNGDKVKKISPGELGEEFSGVLNEINALIDGFSAIHESMDTLGVMSENDYTKKAEGNCTGIYKKLTDSVNLIRKRFLTLEDVAEDLSRGDFSDLEKFRSIGNGAGKRCENDKIVPAYIEMMEAINNVTEEIEILGKYASEGKLDYRSNASSHKGAYGEIVKSVNSAIDSFVIPMNEAMRVCKKYADADFTAHFSDSIDMRGDFESFKEAVDGIGESISHSLSVTSKVTEQVVANSNEVTKGTDEVAKATEGVANASQKTADLTKDLLTSIDDITRQIADLSASNEEIASTSQEVHNAANHVVDVGKETQELANVTNSKMGDVEKIAKESVSEIQELNTQIKEVGKIVKLINDIAGQINLLALNAAIEAARAGEHGRGFAVVAGEVKNLAAEARTATDSIEKVVSAVKDGSDKTAKAIMLANDEIIDGVDSVNKTLEALNTIIKSAGQVTHDIGEITKAIEDQALIANNVVNAAEKGDSMTKDVQREAQELAALAEESSASVEEIGSAVHEVNSLIKELNEANSQFKYRM
- a CDS encoding TldD/PmbA family protein, with protein sequence MEEPEYYDISHVKGISTHIEIDNGIVESATNSFSDTAVMRVLGKRGWGVVTIENFTGRSEKEIKEYIALAMKYAKATEEEVVLADCTSGILPVPKPSENPTEVSLEEKCSLLMDIERAARIDSIVNTRANYTEGNGTVHFTDSSGHEYKYSLCRSGYSVSAVAKKGSVMQAGRESEHTILGFNLRHKENKGLEAAERAVKLLDAKPAKGGIMDAVLDQELAGVFAHEAVGHASEGDLVKEGISVLKGMNGKKIGADIVNVVDDPTLHEFGFMPVDSEGVLPVRTEIIKKGVLNSYLHNRQTLAAVGFGDAGHARSQPGDVPVVRMSNTFIENGDSSYDEIVSECKNGILLKGSRGGQVDPGRGVFQFNAEYGYVIKNGELSGMVRDVSLSGDILKTLHNITLCAKDRKMNPGYCGKSGQNVPVTDGSPHLLLREAIIGGQGQ
- a CDS encoding pro-sigmaK processing inhibitor BofA family protein, which encodes MLDTLITIIIAGGIVFVLWYFLKNLTTLIINSVVGLVTLIIVSQMNLLGMESFNITWGAVLVCALGGLPGAILLMVLNLAGITI
- a CDS encoding sensor histidine kinase KdpD, which codes for MVIDKYKEKIQEITQNTAGIFGCEYSEIAGKRLNDIMFLDSRVINVIRKLFLANGEIKNFHAKTNPDSGKCRDILISGKNIPSSDMAVFAVSDVTGKDTSGIYSKDYTKTIPGNLYHLPGSLYFIYDSDGEITEYHVPECITPENHDNCFFKKDNDKYGKKSPAAGREYFIEEGIKNSGDLNTGIKAGKMNSGKYIHIISPIPDDFLPECKESGACTKGPEEKSSDEDEVSRWTHFIDIISHELRTPLQPALGYLQLLIDDMEKNGNNNMDMNFLKKSLACVKRESYIVEKMLQISSLVSCEVLLNFSDINLYELVSDVTRAGDYCEKAVIVYDIPKNTYICGDFDKIYQIMDSLISNAAAYSNKFGRIEISYRGDARNHYVSVSDKGRGIEKDCLEKIFNPFFICNYMNNSREYSRLGLGLSIARRYARSHGGDIKAESKINEGSIFTFFLPKDLSSKEYSNTRAPETSKKIFKDTSVKRAC
- a CDS encoding TldD/PmbA family protein, whose amino-acid sequence is MTSDCEPVIDEILKKGDRLADETEVFFSSGEGTGLDLKGKLIGEAFGSGSWGIGIRVIKDGKIGCSSTNDPKCWEKCLISALDSAKLSSPQNWEGLPSDSLLPDVKLDVYDKDLSCDISSATALIERMLDGASEYESIIVGGGASLSAGRTVIANSNGVFYSIEKTGAGISLETIFGTSTGYEFDSSAYTKRLNPEKTGREASSLAVFSKDGCDIKTGIYDVILSPVAVCQLLSSVLIPSLSGRNVKAKRSFFDGKLGQKCFDENFSLYDDPFSGMGATLRDSEGVPTRRIDFIKSGIVEEFSYDLKTAYRYNEKSTGSAVRDGAGGAPVIGTHNICVDGKRENIFDEKAVYAHTVVGAHTANAVTGDFSVELSNAAFVEGGEKEKPIKSAMLSGNVFEMLNSVSGMSEETRSLGSMTVPSVRFSGLSVVGRL